The genomic stretch GGTATGGGGCTAATCGCATTGGCATTGGTTTTCGCCTATTTGTTTTTAGTCGCGCAATACGAAAGTTGGACCATCCCGCTGACCGTTATTTTCTCGCTGCCAGTCGCGATTCTCGGCGCATTATTTGGATTACAGGCCGCTGGGCTTTCACTCAGCGTCTATGCTCAACTCGGCCTGATTATGTTGATTGGCATCGCCAGCAAAAACGCGATTCTGATTGTTGAATTCGCGATGGACCAGCGCGAAAACGGTAAACCGATCTTGGAAGCAGCAACCACTGGCGCCCGTGAACGGTTCCGCGCTGTGTTAATGACCGCCTTCACATTTGTGCTGGGAACGCTGCCGCTGGTCTTCGCAACCGGCGCAGGCGCAGCCAGCCGCCGCGCAATTGGTACTTCGGTGTGTTCCGGCATGACGCTCGCGACCGTGTTTGGAATCATACTCATTCCCGCGTTGTACGTCATTTTCCAAACGCTTCGTGAAACCGTTAAAGGGACGCCCGCGCATAAAGAACTTGAGGATATAAATTCATGATGAATTCATACAAAATTGCCTGTTCAATCATTGCCGTAATTTTATTCAATAATTGCGCAACCGTCGGCCCAGACTATGCGCAGTCAGATATACCAGATGTCAACTACAGCGATGTTTTGCAGAAAGACGTTGCCAACGCCGGGCCGCTTACGCCTGAAACGTTGGCGGAATGGTGGCAAACGCTTAACGACCCGATTTTGACGGAATTGATTCAACAAGGCGCTGAGCGCAACTTGGATATCAAAGAAGCCCAAGCGCGAATCATGGAAGCGCGCCATCAACTCTCGATCAGCAACGCAGGGTTTTTCCCGTCTCTTGATTCCAGCGCGAACTATTCAAAAAGTAAATCGAGCGAAAACACAACCTTCAGTTTAGGCGAGCGCGACGTCTATACGGCGGGCTTTGACGCCAATTGGGAAATCGATATTTTCGGCGGCATTCGGCGCGAAGTTGAAGCAGCGCAGGCCGACTTGCAAGCGCAAGAAGAAAACCTCAACGCGATCTGGGTCTCGCTTGCGGGTGAGGTTGCGTTCAATTATGTATCGCTGCGTACGCTGCAAAAACGCTTACAGGTCGCGGAAGATAACCTGCGTAATCAGTCGGAAACATACGAGATTTTACAGTCGAGTTACAACTCCGGCCTTTCAAGCGAACTACCTGTCCAACAAGCAAGGTACGTCGTTGAGCAAACCCGATCGACGATTCCCACATTTCGTGGCGGCATCGAAGGCGCAATGAACGCACTGTCAGTGCTGACGGGCGTCATGCCGGGAACGCTCAACCAACGCTTGCGTGAATCAAAGATGATTCCTCAATCATCAATTGAAATCGTGACCGGCATCCCCGCGAATTCGCTGCGCCGCCGCCCGGATATCCGTATGGCGGAACGGCAACTCGCGGCGCAAACAGCGCGTATCGGACAAGCGGAAGCGCAACTGTATCCTAAATTTTACTTGCTGGGTTCCATTGGCCTTGAGTCATTAGATGCGGGTTCGCTTTTCGAATCCAGTAGTAAAATCTGGAGCTTCGGCCCAACGATTACATGGCCGATCTTTCACGCCAACTCCATCCGCAATAATATAAAAGTGCAAAGCGCCCGCCAGGAGCAGTCTTTAGCGCGGTATGAAAAATCCGTCCTATTGGCTGTGAAAGAAGTACGCGACGCCCTGGTCGATTACGCGCAAGAACAGGAGCGCAACCAATCGCTGGCGAACGCGGCGGACGCCGCCCAAATGGCGGTTGAAGTCGCTCAGGATCAATACAAAAACGGGTTGGCGGATTTCTATAACGTATTGGACGCCCAGCGCTCAATGTTAACTTTTCAAGACCAACTCGCCGCCAGCGACGGTGAGATCATTGCAAACCTGGTACGAATCTATAAAGCGCTGGGCGGCGGTTGGCGTTCGCTATAGATTTTCTATATCGACAGTGGGTTCTAAAATCATTGCATGGTCGAACAAGATAAACTCATTTTCATTCTCATCATGATCGAAAACGTATAGGCGCAAATCCTCACCTGTATAAGGAGATAGATCAAGGATAATTTTATCCAATTGAGGTTCGCCTTTTCCTCGCCATTCGCCGAGAATACTTTCGCCCTTCATCAGCCGGACGCCAACGCTTGAGTTTTGGCTTCCGCCAACAGCAAAAATTAATCGTTGGTTATCCTTTGGAGAAAAAATGGGAGAACTCGTTGTTCCAGTGTGCGCTCCTTCATCTTCTCTCAATCCAGAGTGTATCAAACCGTTGCCTACATACCCCGTGACTTTTGGAAACAAACCCAGTTCCATCTTGCTCGGTTGAGCATCCATTGCGTCGCCTTGAAACACCCAGCCCTCAGTAGCATTTTCAAACAAACCAATCGTTTCTACTCCATGATGCAATGCACCGTCAACACGCAATTTAAAATTATGGGCTTGAAAATTCTTGTCTGCGTGAATTTGCACAATAGAAAAATGATCTGAATCATTGAGTGGAAAAGTTCGCAGTGTGGTATAGGGGATTTGCTCCGCTTGAAGAACATCTTCAATATTTAAATCAATGCAGTAATCAATTGCATTTTCACGGACATAATCGCCAATTGAGCCGCCATCTTCTGTGAAATGATAAACATCATCATTAGCTAAGCCGTCTAAATTCACCACTTTTTCTGGGAGGAAGAACCCCATTGCTCCAGCATTAAAAGAGCCAATTTTTGAAAATTGCGAAATTTTCAAATGTTGATCCATATAACTGGATGAGGCTAAAATGAGATGGCTCCATAAGTTTTGGTTGATTTCAACTTTGTATATTGGTTGGAATTTTTGATATGTTGTCAATGTTATAAAAAGAACGTAACACTTTAGCCGCCTGAAGCAAGTTTGCCGGGAAATAGAGGGAGTGCATGACCGGAGGCGATGGATTGTAATGCATCCACGACGGTGTCGACAACGGGAAGGTCACGCCGTTTGAGGGTACGCA from Candidatus Hinthialibacter antarcticus encodes the following:
- a CDS encoding efflux transporter outer membrane subunit; protein product: MMNSYKIACSIIAVILFNNCATVGPDYAQSDIPDVNYSDVLQKDVANAGPLTPETLAEWWQTLNDPILTELIQQGAERNLDIKEAQARIMEARHQLSISNAGFFPSLDSSANYSKSKSSENTTFSLGERDVYTAGFDANWEIDIFGGIRREVEAAQADLQAQEENLNAIWVSLAGEVAFNYVSLRTLQKRLQVAEDNLRNQSETYEILQSSYNSGLSSELPVQQARYVVEQTRSTIPTFRGGIEGAMNALSVLTGVMPGTLNQRLRESKMIPQSSIEIVTGIPANSLRRRPDIRMAERQLAAQTARIGQAEAQLYPKFYLLGSIGLESLDAGSLFESSSKIWSFGPTITWPIFHANSIRNNIKVQSARQEQSLARYEKSVLLAVKEVRDALVDYAQEQERNQSLANAADAAQMAVEVAQDQYKNGLADFYNVLDAQRSMLTFQDQLAASDGEIIANLVRIYKALGGGWRSL